TGCGAAGAACACCAGCGGCGGCACGGCAAGCAGCGCGCGCAGGACACGTCGGCGAGGGACGATCCTGCGCACGACGAGCATCACGACCACCAGCACGACGGCCACGTTGGACCCCGACACCGCCACCAGATGCGCCAGTCCCGTCGTACGGAAGTCTTCGAGCGTCCGGTCGTCCAGGAGCTCGATGTCCCCGTCGGTCATGCCCAGCAGCAACCCGGCCTGCCGACGCGGAAGGACGTCCTGCGCGGCGGCGGAGAAACGCGCCCGCACGGCTCCCGCGGCGAACCTGATCGGAGCCCCCACTCCCGTCACTCGCGAGTCGTCGGCGGCCAGCAACGGAGGGCCGGAGCGGCCTCGCCGCGGCGAAACGAGCGACCCTCGCGCGCACAGCTTGTGGCCCGGACGTGCCGCGGCCTCCGAGACGAGAACCGGCTCCCGAATCGCCCAGCGGTCGGCGCCGTCGGCGACACTGCGGGCGGACATGTCCAGCGAGCGTGGCCGGCGCCCGGTCACCACCCCGCACACCTCGACCACTCTTTCCGCCCGGGCGAGCACGGGCAGAACACCCTCACGCGCCGCAGCCGAACGCCAGGCCGCGTCGGCTGCCCCCGATGCTGCGGCGGCGAGGAGGACGGACACCACTCCTGCGCCGTGCGTCCAGCGGCGGGACTCGTCGATCCGCCCCGCACGCCACGCGGCCGCACCCGCCGCCAGCGCCACCACGCAGGCGGCGGACCAGGCGAGTGCATGGGACGGCCAGGAGCGGCCTCCCGCGACCCCGGCGGCCACGCAGGCCGCGGCGGCCACAAGCAGCTGTGTGCTCAAACCGACACCAGGTCGGCCAGCTGCTCCAGCTTGCGCGCTCCGATTCCCGGAACCTTGCCGAGGTCCTTGACCGTCTTAAAGGAGCCGTGCTGGGTGCGGAAGTCCAGGATCTTCTGGGCGGTCGCGGGTCCGATGCCCGGCAGTGTGTCCAGCTCGGCGACCGTGGCCGTGTTCAGGTTCACCTTCTTGGCGGCGGCGGCACCGGCGGATCCCGGCGGACCGTCGGACTGGCCTCTCACCGGCAGGACGACCTTGTCGCCGTCTTTGACCGGCGCGGCCAGGTTCACCCCGTCCACGTCTGCATCCGGGCGGGCTCCGCCGGCGGCCCGCACGGCGTCGTCCACCCGTCGTCCCTCCGGCAGGCCGTACAGCCCCGGACGGCCCACGGCTCCCCCCACGTGGACCCAAACACGCTTGGACGGCTTGCCCTGCTGCTTTGCAGGGGTCGCCAGCGCGACCTTCACCGCCCTGGGACGCTGCCTCGTCGCGACCCCGTAGCCTCCGGCCAGCGACACCGACGCAATCACCGCAAGCGCGGCAAGCCCTCGCCGCAGGTTCGAGGGCCGAGCGACCGTCTCCACTCCCGCCTCCTGACTCGGGGGGAAGACGCTGCAGTTCCGGACCGGCGGGCGCGGCGGTGCCGGACCCGGCCGGGTCCGGGGAAGAGAAGGGGAAGAAGCTACCTGGCGGCTTTTGCCCGCGGCTTGCGCGAGCGAGCTTCAGCCTGCCGCTTCAGACGTTCCTTCTTATTGCGCTGACGGTCTTTGCGCCAGCGGATCCACGCGCGGTCACCTTTACCCACGACGCCAGCATGCTAGACGCCGCCGACGACGTCCACTCGCGTCAGCGGGTGAGGACGTTCACCAGCCGGGGAGGGCGGGCCACCACCTGCACCGGGGCCCGGCCGGCGAGCAGGTTTTGGACCCGATCCGATGCCAGGGCCGCCGCGACAGCCTCCTGCTCGGAGATCGACGGATCGACCTCGATCCGGTCGCGCACCTTGGAATCCACCTGTACCACCATCGTCACCTGCTGGACGCGCGACAGCTCCGGGTCCGCCTCCGGCCAGGGCCTGTCGTGGATCGACCCCTGCCCGCCGATGGACTCCCACAGCTCCTCGGTGATGAACGGCGCGACCGGAGCCAGACACTGCAGAAGGATCTCCACGCCCTCCCTCAGCTCGCCCGCGGGCGCGCCGGCGGCAGCCTTGGACAGCGCCCCCTGCATCTCCATCATCCGCGCGATGGCGGTGTTAAAGGCGTACCTGTCGAAGTCGGAGGTGATCGTCGCCAGGTGCCGGTGCACCGTGCGCCGCAGCTCCGAGTCGCCGGCAGGCGGCGATGGGTCCGTCAGGGCAGCCGAGTTCTCGGTGACAAGCCGCCAGACCCGCTCTACGAACTTGTAGGCGCCCCAGACGGCCTCGGCCCCCTCGGCAGGCCAGTCGTAGTCCATCTCGGGTGGGCCGATGAAAAGGATGAACACGCGCAGCGCATCCGTCCCGTACCTGTCCAGGACCTCGCCCGGGTCGACGATGTTGCCCAGCGACTTGGACATCGCCCTGCCGTCCTTGGTGATCTGGCCGTGGTTCATCAGCCGCCGGAACGGCTCCGTGGCCGAGACCATCCCCATGTCATGCAGGACCTTGGTGATGAACCTCGCGTAGATGAGGTGCATCACGGCATGTTCGATGCCGCCCGTGTACTGGTCCACCGGCATCCACGCGTCCACGAGGGCCGGGTCGAACGGGGCACGGTCGTTGTGCGCGTCGCAAAACTTCAGGAAGTACCAGGACGAGTCGACGAAGGTGTCCATGGTGTCCGTCTCCCGCCGCGCTTGGCGACCGCACCCGGGACACGCCACCTCGAGCCACTCGGTGGCCGTGGCCAGGGGGGAGTCGGCCCCCTCGGCGGGCTGGAAGTCCACCACGTCCGGCAGCACCAGGGGCAGCTCCGACTCGGGCAGGGGGACGGTCCCGCACGTCTCGCAGTGGACGATGGGGATCGGCGTCCCCCAGTAGCGCTGCCTGGACACCAGCCAGTCCCGCAGCCGGTACTGGACCTCGCCCTGCCCGCTGCCCTCACGCTCCAGCAGCTCGATCACGGCGCGCTTGCCCGGCTCGGAATCCAGCCCGTCGAACGGTCCGGAGTTGACCATGACGCCGCTGCCCTCGAAGGCCTCGGTCATCTCCTGCGGGTCGAGGTAGTCGCGGTCCTGGACCACGACGCGCAGCGGCAGGTCGTACTGCCGGGCGAACTCGAAGTCACGTTGGTCGTGCGCGGGGACGGCCATGACGGCTCCCGTCCCGTACTCCATCAGCACGTAGTCGGAGGCAAAGACCGGGACCTCCTCGCCGTTCAACGGGTTGATCGCCCTCGCCTCCAGCGCGAACGCGCGGCGCTGGGAAGCCAT
The Actinomycetota bacterium genome window above contains:
- a CDS encoding ComEA family DNA-binding protein: METVARPSNLRRGLAALAVIASVSLAGGYGVATRQRPRAVKVALATPAKQQGKPSKRVWVHVGGAVGRPGLYGLPEGRRVDDAVRAAGGARPDADVDGVNLAAPVKDGDKVVLPVRGQSDGPPGSAGAAAAKKVNLNTATVAELDTLPGIGPATAQKILDFRTQHGSFKTVKDLGKVPGIGARKLEQLADLVSV
- the leuS gene encoding leucine--tRNA ligase, which codes for MRRPYDFASIEKKWLESWDDRRAWSAPRTPTRPKRYVLEMFPYPSGETHMGHVENYTIGDSIARFLKMRGYDVLHPMGFDAFGLPAENAAIRHGIHPRDWTYANIERFVASYKRLAFSYDWERSFNTCDPEYYRWNQWLFLRLYERGLAYRKGAKVNWCPSCRTVLANEQVHGGVCWRCGSTPVVRDLEQWFFRTTAYAQRLLDDMADLQWGDAVLTQQRNWIGRSEGAVVNFAIVETGDVVPVYTTRPDTLYGVSFFVFAPEHPVAHQLAMRAGKTSNYEQFVDEIRRQSEVERMSMASQRRAFALEARAINPLNGEEVPVFASDYVLMEYGTGAVMAVPAHDQRDFEFARQYDLPLRVVVQDRDYLDPQEMTEAFEGSGVMVNSGPFDGLDSEPGKRAVIELLEREGSGQGEVQYRLRDWLVSRQRYWGTPIPIVHCETCGTVPLPESELPLVLPDVVDFQPAEGADSPLATATEWLEVACPGCGRQARRETDTMDTFVDSSWYFLKFCDAHNDRAPFDPALVDAWMPVDQYTGGIEHAVMHLIYARFITKVLHDMGMVSATEPFRRLMNHGQITKDGRAMSKSLGNIVDPGEVLDRYGTDALRVFILFIGPPEMDYDWPAEGAEAVWGAYKFVERVWRLVTENSAALTDPSPPAGDSELRRTVHRHLATITSDFDRYAFNTAIARMMEMQGALSKAAAGAPAGELREGVEILLQCLAPVAPFITEELWESIGGQGSIHDRPWPEADPELSRVQQVTMVVQVDSKVRDRIEVDPSISEQEAVAAALASDRVQNLLAGRAPVQVVARPPRLVNVLTR
- a CDS encoding ComEC/Rec2 family competence protein, with translation MSTQLLVAAAACVAAGVAGGRSWPSHALAWSAACVVALAAGAAAWRAGRIDESRRWTHGAGVVSVLLAAAASGAADAAWRSAAAREGVLPVLARAERVVEVCGVVTGRRPRSLDMSARSVADGADRWAIREPVLVSEAAARPGHKLCARGSLVSPRRGRSGPPLLAADDSRVTGVGAPIRFAAGAVRARFSAAAQDVLPRRQAGLLLGMTDGDIELLDDRTLEDFRTTGLAHLVAVSGSNVAVVLVVVMLVVRRIVPRRRVLRALLAVPPLVFFAFLTALEASVLRAVVTAGVVLAVTSSGRIADGLRAAAVAFIVLVLASPDLMSHPGFQLSFGATVGLILWARPLTDRVLALVPEGRRGGFAQAAAVAVA